The proteins below are encoded in one region of Campylobacter helveticus:
- the tatB gene encoding Sec-independent protein translocase protein TatB: MSMGEIIVILIVAILVLGPDKLPDAIVQMAKIIKAIKRNINDAKAGIEKEIRIKELKDEAKKYQDEFSISNENIRKKLSFEEFDDLKRDILDKAKVDLTFDSREKENLTPKTPTEKTNV; the protein is encoded by the coding sequence ATGAGTATGGGTGAAATTATCGTTATTTTAATTGTCGCTATTTTGGTGTTGGGACCTGACAAGCTTCCCGATGCCATCGTTCAAATGGCTAAAATCATCAAAGCCATTAAACGCAATATCAATGACGCAAAGGCTGGTATTGAAAAAGAAATTCGCATTAAAGAGCTAAAAGACGAAGCGAAAAAATACCAAGATGAATTTTCCATAAGCAACGAAAATATACGCAAAAAGCTCAGCTTTGAAGAATTTGACGATTTAAAAAGAGATATTTTAGATAAAGCCAAAGTTGATTTGACCTTTGACAGCAGAGAAAAAGAAAATTTAACGCCAAAAACTCCTACGGAAAAAACAAATGTTTGA
- the tatC gene encoding twin-arginine translocase subunit TatC, whose translation MFEELKPHLIELRKRLLISVLCVIVLFFVCFAFNKYILDILTMPLEAVLPEISKQINFIEMAEPLFTAMKVAFFAAFLFSLPVIFWQFWSFVAPGLYDNEKRLVVPFVLFASLMFILGCVFCYFVVVPFTFKFLIDFGASVQNFKPIISIGAYVGFFTKLMVAFGLAFEMPVLTYFFAKLGLVDDAFLKRQFRIAVLVIFIFSAMMTPPDVFSQFLLAIPLCGLYGISILIAKKVNPAPKDDAQ comes from the coding sequence ATGTTTGAAGAATTAAAACCACATTTAATCGAACTTAGGAAAAGATTGCTTATAAGCGTGTTATGCGTTATCGTGCTATTTTTTGTTTGCTTCGCTTTTAATAAATATATCCTAGATATCCTTACTATGCCTCTTGAAGCCGTTTTGCCTGAAATTTCTAAGCAAATTAATTTTATCGAAATGGCAGAGCCTTTATTTACAGCGATGAAGGTGGCATTTTTTGCGGCTTTTTTATTTTCTTTACCTGTGATTTTTTGGCAGTTTTGGAGTTTTGTCGCACCGGGGCTTTACGATAATGAAAAACGCCTCGTTGTGCCTTTTGTGCTTTTTGCGAGTTTGATGTTTATTCTTGGGTGCGTGTTTTGCTATTTTGTCGTTGTGCCTTTTACTTTTAAATTTCTCATTGATTTTGGTGCAAGTGTGCAAAATTTCAAGCCTATCATTAGCATAGGGGCTTATGTAGGCTTTTTTACAAAATTAATGGTAGCTTTTGGCTTGGCTTTTGAAATGCCTGTTTTGACTTATTTTTTCGCTAAACTAGGCTTAGTTGATGATGCTTTTTTAAAAAGGCAATTTAGAATCGCCGTTTTAGTCATCTTTATCTTTTCTGCGATGATGACCCCACCTGATGTTTTTTCGCAATTTTTACTCGCTATCCCACTTTGTGGGCTTTATGGAATTTCCATTTTAATCGCCAAAAAAGTCAATCCCGCTCCAAAAGATGACGCACAATAA